A single Nitrosospira multiformis ATCC 25196 DNA region contains:
- a CDS encoding YezD family protein, translated as MSATPEIIDLEEKHYGSGQSGRRIPVDVKQRILYAIANIEYGSVEVVIHDGKITQIECREKIRMGRSEAGQRK; from the coding sequence ATGTCGGCCACCCCTGAAATCATTGATCTGGAAGAAAAGCATTATGGATCCGGACAATCCGGCAGACGGATACCCGTGGACGTTAAACAACGGATTCTGTACGCCATTGCAAATATCGAATATGGCTCGGTGGAGGTGGTCATTCATGACGGCAAGATTACCCAGATAGAGTGCCGGGAAAAAATCCGGATGGGGCGTAGCGAGGCTGGCCAGAGAAAGTGA
- the ttcA gene encoding tRNA 2-thiocytidine(32) synthetase TtcA: MGTGIEMLSRKEQHNANKLHKRLRRLVGTAIADFNMIESGDRVMVCLSGGKDSYALLDILRSLQAHAATQFELIAVNLDQKQPGFPEHVLPNYLTSIGMPFRIVEQDTYSVVKRLIPEGKTTCSLCSRLRRGVLYRVADELGATKIALGHHRDDILETLLLNLFHGGKLKTMPPKLVSDDGKHIVIRPLAYCKEKDLAAYAEMENFPIIPCNLCGSQKNMQRQVVKEMLQQWDKKFPGRLENMFSSLQNIQPSHLLDSSLYDFHGLKTGNGPVVDGDRAFDPEPFEPGVEELLSLNKD, encoded by the coding sequence ATGGGAACAGGAATAGAAATGTTGTCCAGAAAGGAGCAACATAACGCCAACAAACTGCATAAGCGGTTGAGGCGGCTTGTCGGGACGGCGATCGCTGATTTCAACATGATCGAGTCTGGAGACCGGGTAATGGTGTGTCTCTCGGGCGGAAAGGACAGCTATGCTCTGCTCGATATCCTCCGCAGCCTGCAGGCACACGCAGCCACACAATTCGAGCTGATTGCGGTAAATCTGGACCAGAAGCAGCCGGGCTTTCCGGAACACGTGTTGCCGAACTATCTTACATCCATCGGCATGCCTTTCCGCATCGTCGAGCAGGATACCTATAGCGTGGTGAAGCGCTTGATACCGGAGGGGAAAACCACTTGCAGCCTTTGTTCACGCTTGCGCCGCGGGGTCCTGTATCGCGTGGCAGACGAACTGGGAGCAACGAAAATCGCGCTGGGCCACCATCGCGATGATATTCTTGAAACCCTGCTTCTCAATCTGTTTCATGGCGGTAAGCTGAAAACCATGCCGCCCAAGCTGGTAAGCGATGATGGCAAGCATATCGTCATCCGGCCGCTTGCCTACTGCAAAGAGAAAGACCTGGCCGCCTATGCGGAAATGGAAAATTTCCCGATCATCCCCTGCAACCTGTGTGGATCACAGAAGAATATGCAGCGCCAGGTGGTAAAGGAAATGCTGCAGCAATGGGATAAAAAGTTTCCCGGCAGGCTGGAAAACATGTTCAGCTCTTTGCAGAACATCCAACCCTCGCATCTGCTCGATTCCTCGCTTTACGATTTTCATGGGCTCAAAACCGGGAACGGGCCTGTCGTCGACGGCGACAGGGCATTCGACCCCGAGCCCTTCGAGCCGGGCGTGGAAGAACTTCTGAGCCTGAACAAAGACTGA
- a CDS encoding DegQ family serine endoprotease codes for MRKPSGSVSQPAPLSVSPLSVSLWLVFIGLLVIALPGYPALPFSDTKNGVPTLAPVLQDVTPAVVNISVVTRSAIEENPLFRDPFFRRFFNLPEQEARPERSVGSGVIMDAAKGYVVTNYHVIKDAQQVVVTLKDRRQFQAKLVGTDPGTDIALLKIDAKNLKALRLGDSDLLNVGDFVIAIGNPFGLGQTVTSGIVSALGRSGLDIEGYEDFIQTDASINPGNSGGALINLKGELIGINTAIIGPAGGNVGIGFAVPSVMVKAVLDQILRFGEVRRGRLGASSEDITHDLAASLGLPSTEGAIISAVEPGSPAEKAGVKPRDVITTVNGKPVRNSIDLRNKVGLMPIGETLDLGLIRNGKRLTAKVKIAKLAEASSAGAEAVPEVSGATVADLKPGARRGIEGVMVTDVEVNSPAWLRGIRPGDLIIGVNRRQVRSVQELLAALKASSQGRLTLSLIRGDFRVTIRIR; via the coding sequence ATGAGAAAACCGTCCGGATCAGTTTCGCAGCCAGCTCCACTGTCAGTTTCACCGCTGTCAGTTTCACTCTGGCTGGTTTTTATCGGCTTGCTGGTCATTGCGCTGCCGGGCTATCCGGCTTTGCCTTTCAGTGACACCAAAAATGGTGTGCCGACCCTGGCGCCGGTGCTTCAGGACGTGACCCCGGCGGTCGTCAATATTTCCGTAGTGACGCGCTCGGCCATAGAAGAGAATCCCTTGTTTCGGGACCCTTTCTTCCGCCGCTTTTTCAATCTTCCGGAGCAGGAGGCCCGGCCGGAGCGCAGTGTGGGTTCCGGCGTGATCATGGATGCGGCCAAGGGTTATGTGGTGACCAACTACCACGTGATCAAGGATGCGCAGCAGGTGGTTGTGACACTCAAAGACAGGCGCCAATTCCAGGCGAAGCTGGTGGGGACGGACCCGGGTACCGATATTGCCCTGCTGAAAATCGATGCCAAGAACCTTAAGGCGCTGCGCCTCGGTGATTCCGATCTGCTCAACGTCGGGGATTTTGTCATCGCGATCGGGAATCCGTTCGGTCTGGGGCAAACGGTAACATCCGGCATCGTCAGCGCATTGGGAAGAAGCGGACTGGATATCGAAGGCTATGAAGACTTCATCCAGACCGACGCCTCCATCAATCCGGGCAACTCCGGCGGAGCCCTCATCAACCTCAAGGGGGAACTGATCGGCATCAACACCGCCATCATTGGTCCCGCAGGCGGCAACGTCGGCATTGGTTTTGCGGTTCCCAGTGTGATGGTGAAGGCAGTCCTCGATCAAATCCTGCGCTTCGGCGAGGTACGCCGCGGCAGACTGGGAGCGAGCAGCGAAGATATTACGCACGACCTGGCGGCCTCACTGGGGTTGCCTTCCACGGAAGGCGCCATCATCAGTGCGGTCGAGCCGGGATCGCCTGCGGAAAAAGCCGGGGTGAAACCGCGTGATGTGATAACGACTGTCAACGGAAAACCTGTGCGGAACTCGATTGATTTGCGCAACAAGGTTGGACTGATGCCCATCGGGGAGACGCTGGATCTCGGGCTGATCAGGAATGGGAAGCGGCTGACTGCGAAAGTAAAGATAGCCAAGCTGGCGGAGGCTTCCAGTGCAGGTGCGGAGGCCGTGCCGGAGGTCTCAGGCGCAACCGTGGCGGACTTGAAACCCGGCGCCCGCCGGGGAATTGAGGGCGTGATGGTAACAGACGTGGAAGTCAATAGTCCCGCCTGGCTGCGGGGCATCCGGCCGGGGGACCTCATCATTGGCGTCAATCGCCGCCAGGTCCGTTCGGTGCAGGAGTTGCTTGCTGCTCTCAAGGCCAGCAGCCAGGGACGGCTCACCCTAAGCCTGATACGGGGCGACTTCAGGGTGACTATCAGGATCAGGTAA